The genomic segment GCTGTTTTTCTACTCCAACAAGACCACCGGCATCGACGTGGCACAGGCAAGAGGGGTGATCCTGCTTGCCGCCGTGCAGCATGGAGTGCCGATTGCCGAGTATACTCCCTCTCAGGTCAAGCAGGCGGTGGTGGGTTACGGTAAGGCAGAAAAGCGGCAGGTTATGGAAATGACCCGGCGGATCCTGCACCTGGAGCAGATTCCCAAGCCGGATGATGCTGCGGATGCACTGGCGCTTGCCATCTGTCACGGTCATTGCAGCCGGGGTGCTCGTTCTCTGACCCAACGCACGGGAAGAATCTAGGGCAACACTGCACAAAGCTTGTGCGGGGTTGCGTTTTATAGGGAGGTGGCACAAGGGTGCTGTACAGCCTGCGAGGCAAATTGATTCACAAAGAACCGGGGCTTGTGGTGATTGAATGCGGGGGCGTTGGCTATGCCTGCCGCACCACCTATGCCGCATCCGGCGGAATCGGCGAAACCGGCAGGGAAGTGTTCCTGTATACATATTTATATGTCCGGGACGAGAATATCGAGTTGTTCGGCTTTTCCGATCAGCAGGAGCTGCGCTGCTTTCAGCTGCTCATCAGCATCTCCGGGGTGGGACCCAAGGCGGCGTTGTCCATTCTCTCGGATCTGGAGCCGACCCGGTTTATGCTGACGGTTGCCGCCGGGGACAGCAAGGTGCTGACGAAGGTCAAGGGCATCGGAGCGAAAACCGCCCAGCGCATTGTGCTGGAGCTGAAGGATAAGATCAGCAAGGAGCCGCTGCCCCAGCCGGACGGCAGCAATGAGCCGGTATCCCGGACCGCACAGGGCAGCGTTGCAGAAGCCCTGTCCGCATTGCTGGTGCTGGGGTATACCCAGGGCGAGGTGACGCCCATTCTGGCAACGCTGGACGATCAGCTGCCGGCAGCTGAACTGATCAAGCAAACCCTGCGCACCATCGGCAACAGAAAAAAATAAGGCAATACCGCATAGCGCTTATGCAGTGTATGTGCATTGTGCA from the Ruminococcus champanellensis 18P13 = JCM 17042 genome contains:
- the ruvC gene encoding crossover junction endodeoxyribonuclease RuvC — protein: MRIIGIDPGYAIVGFGVLDYRGVEFTTLEYGAILTEAHTDFPQRLGNIYEDMCFILERFKPDALAIEQLFFYSNKTTGIDVAQARGVILLAAVQHGVPIAEYTPSQVKQAVVGYGKAEKRQVMEMTRRILHLEQIPKPDDAADALALAICHGHCSRGARSLTQRTGRI
- the ruvA gene encoding Holliday junction branch migration protein RuvA, producing MLYSLRGKLIHKEPGLVVIECGGVGYACRTTYAASGGIGETGREVFLYTYLYVRDENIELFGFSDQQELRCFQLLISISGVGPKAALSILSDLEPTRFMLTVAAGDSKVLTKVKGIGAKTAQRIVLELKDKISKEPLPQPDGSNEPVSRTAQGSVAEALSALLVLGYTQGEVTPILATLDDQLPAAELIKQTLRTIGNRKK